A window of the Ostrea edulis chromosome 1, xbOstEdul1.1, whole genome shotgun sequence genome harbors these coding sequences:
- the LOC125664830 gene encoding cytidine deaminase-like, with translation MNTSNLESPFKELVQAAVQAKNRAYCPYSNFHVGAAVLTANDQVVAGVNVENVSYGLSVCAERVAIMNAVTQGHKEFQAIAVCCDNKDSFECPCGACRQIFAEFGLEMDLYLVKPDCTYKKIQVADLCPMAFTPASLKKDRV, from the exons ATGAATACATCAAACCTAG AGTCTCCATTCAAAGAACTGGTTCAAGCCGCAGTCCAAGCAAAGAACCGAGCTTACTGTCCGTACAGCAATTTCCACGTGGGAGCGGCTGTGTTAACTGCTAATGACCAAGTCGTCGCTG GAGTCAATGTAGAGAACGTTTCTTACGGTCTCTCTGTTTGTGCGGAGCGTGTGGCCATCATGAATGCTGTAACACAAGGGCACAAAGAATTCCAAGCTATAGCCGTGTGTTG CGATAACAAAGATTCATTTGAATGCCCATGTGGAGCTTGTCGACAGATATTTGCAGAG TTTGGTCTGGAAATGGATTTATACTTGGTAAAACCAGATTGCACTTACAAGAAGATACAAGTGGCGGACCTCTGTCCAATGGCTTTTACTCCGGCCTCACTGAAAAAGGACAGAGTCTAA
- the LOC125669875 gene encoding uncharacterized protein LOC125669875, with amino-acid sequence MVSRGCAPSNRPEFTGEECSRKFRSLKMRYKIIMERNSKTGNSRQSWQYFSQMENLLLGDPAVQPVAAASSLPTTSAPTPTPSSPKKRKTNSSREPKWVGSFRAELRAMHEERMELEKSKLSLEERRVQALERLANASDQ; translated from the exons ATGGTGTCACGAGGCTGTGCTCCTTCTAATCGACCAGAATTCACTGGAGAAGAATGCAGTAGGAAATTTCGATCCCTGAAAATGAG GTATAAAATTATCATGGAGAGAAATTCTAAGACTGGCAACAGTCGCCAGTCTTGGCAGTACTTCAGTCAAATGGAGAATCTTCTTCTTGGTGACCCTGCAGTACAACCAGTGGCTGCAGCCTCCAGCTTACCAACAACATCAGCACCAACTCCAACTCCATCCTCTCCTAAGAAAAGGAAAACCAACAGTTCGAGAGAACCCAAATGGGTAGGAAGTTTCAGGGCAGAGCTTCGGGCTATGCACGAGGAGAGGATGGAGTTGGAGAAGTCGAAGCTAAGTCTGGAGGAGAGGAGGGTCCAGGCTTTGGAACGTCTGGCCAATGCCTCAGACCAATAG